The proteins below come from a single Perca flavescens isolate YP-PL-M2 chromosome 8, PFLA_1.0, whole genome shotgun sequence genomic window:
- the LOC114560179 gene encoding E3 ubiquitin-protein ligase TRIM39, which yields MSAASCLLTEDQFLCSICLDVFTDPVSTPCGHNFCKTCITQHWNINVPNQCPNCKEVFYTRPELRVNTFISEVAAQFRQSAQPKFIISSLEHGSKPAEVPCDVCTGTKLKALKSCLVCLASYCETHLEPHLTMSGLKRHQLIDPVENLEGRMCTKHDKLLELFCKKDLMCVCMLCTISDHVLHDVVHLKEEYEEKKAELGKTEAEIQQMIQKRQLKIQEIKHSVELSEEDADREIAEGVQVFTALKESVERNQAELIDTIKEMQRKTEKQAEGFIKELEQEISELKKRSTEVEQLSQSEDHFHFLQSFAFLNTALPTKDWTKVKVHPPIKGTVVRAVNQLEKTLRKQMKKLLTEAKLKRIQQSAVDVTLDPDTAHPNLILSDDGKQVQHGDVKNNLPDNPERFDTGPNVLAKQSFSSGRFYYEVQIKGKTHWYLGVARESINRKGSITPSPQIGYWLICLRNANEYKSCADHVICLSLKSCPEKVGVFVDYEEGLVSFYDVDAAALIYSFTGCSFTEKLYPLFCPCNNNGGKNSAPLIICPVNHTE from the coding sequence ATGTCTGCTGCCAGCTGTCTGCTGACTGAAGATCAGTTTCTgtgctccatctgtctggatgtgttcaCCGATCCAGTCAGCACACCATGTGGACACAACTTCTGTAAAACCTGCATCACTCAACACTGGAATATTAATGTCCCCAATCAGTGTCCCAACTGTAAAGAGGTTTTCTACACCAGACCTGAGCTACGGGTCAATACTTTTATCTCTGAGGTGGCTGCTCAGTTCAGACAGTCAGCTCAACCAAAATTCATCATCAGCAGTTTAGAGCATGGGTCAAAACCAGCAGAAGTTCCCTGTGACGTCTGCACTGGAACCAAACTGAAGGCCCTGAAGTCCTGCCTGGTGTGTCTGGCCTCCTACTGCGAGACTCACCTGGAGCCTCATCTGACAATGTCAGGTCTGAAAAGACATCAACTGATCGACCCTGTGGAGAACCTGGAAGGCAGGATGTGTACGAAGCACGATAAACTGTTGGAGCTGTTCTGTAAGAAGGACctgatgtgtgtctgcatgctctgCACCATTTCTGACCACGTGCTACATGATGTTGTTCATTTGAAAGAAGAATATGAAGAAAAGAAGGCCGAGCTGGGGAAGACAGAGGCTGAAATTCAgcagatgatccagaagagaCAACTGAAGATTCAGGAGATCAAACACTCAGTGGAGCTCAGTGAGGAAGacgcagacagagagatagcagaaggtgttcaggtcttcacCGCTCTAAAGGAGTCTGTTGAGAGAAACCAGGCCGAGCTCATCGACACGATCAAAGAGatgcagagaaagacagagaaacaggCTGAAGGCTTCATCAAAGAACTGGAACAGGAAATCTCAGAGCTGAAGAAGAGAAGcactgaggtggagcagctctCACAGTCTGAAGACCACTTCCACTTCCTCCAGAGCTTTGCCTTCCTCAACACTGCTCTACCCACGAAGGACTGGACAAAAGTCAAAGTCCATCCACCAATTAAGGGAACTGTGGTGAGAGCTGTGAATCAGCTGGAGAAGACGCTCAGGAAACAGATGAAGAAGCTGCTCACCGAGGCCAAACTTAAGAGGATCCAGCAGTCTGCAGTGGACGTAACGCTCGATCCTGATACAGCACATCCCAACCTCATCCTGTCTGATGACGGAAAACAAGTTCAACATGGTGATGTAAAGAACAATCTCCCAGACAATCCAGAGAGATTTGATACCGGTCCAAATGTTTTAGCAAAGCAGAGTTTCTCTTCAGGAAGATTTTATTACGAGGTTCAGATTAAAGGGAAGACTCACTGGTATTTGGGAGTGGCCAGAGAGTCGATCAACAGGAAAGGAAGCATCACACCAAGCCCTCAGATTGGCTACTGGTTAATATGTTTGAGGAATGCAAACGAGTACAAATCTTGTGCTGACCACgtaatctgtctctctctgaagtcTTGTCCTGagaaggtgggggtgtttgtggattatgaggagggtctggtctccTTTTATGACGTTGATGCTGCAGCTCTTATTTACTCCTTTACTGGCTGCTCCTTCACAGAGAAACTCTACCCACTCTTTTGTCCTTGTAATAACAACGGTGGTAAAAACTCTGCCCCTCTgatcatctgtcctgtcaatcACACTGAGTAG